A stretch of DNA from Agelaius phoeniceus isolate bAgePho1 chromosome 4, bAgePho1.hap1, whole genome shotgun sequence:
TGCATATGTACTCCAAAATGACTGAAACACTTCCAGATGTTGCTATTATTATTCAGAAGGGCACTAAGGCAACAGGAGTAGGGGCAAAGCATTCCAAGATACACATTTGATACTTCTGAGAATTTAACTATGATCTACTTCTCATACAGTATCTCTACAGATCATTATACCAGGCAATAACTATCTATCAGTTCAGCTTCACCTCATTCGAGACTATCAAGCAAAGGCACTTATTCCCAGTGTTAAAATGTACATGTGGCACATCAGCATTTTTAACAGGTTGCCTACATTCCTAGTTAAAATAATTGATGCTGCACTACAAACATTTAGCTGAGGCTTACTTGACCACACAGCAGAGGacggccacagctgcagcttctgcttcTAATTCTGCATCTGCGAGGACACTACAAGAGAAAAGTAGTCTCTTGTAAGTAAACTTCTCCTGAGAGAGAAGGTTTAATAAAGACACACTTTGCAAGCCATGACAGACTAGCCATGCTGGAGACAAGGTTTGAGGACAGAGCAGAAACACAGTAAGCTTTCTCCTTAGAACAGGTTCTGACAACAACCATACATCTGCATAATTAATACATGAAGGAAAATGGAACTATTCATCCTATATACAGGATGAGGCACTAAAACCTAAATGATATTTGATATACTACTCCACCCATATAGGGGACAGTTAAAAACTTaactttttacattttaaaaacagtgtTGAAATCCACTGACTTCCCTTAACGTATTTCTTTAACAAAATACGTACCATAACCATTTTTTTAGTGACTACTTCTCCCTTCACAATAACAGTACCGTCTTCTATCAGAGGAGGCCAGACGTGATAGGCCACAAAGGGAGCTGCGAAATCTGAGTCAAAGCTACGATAGTACCTGTTGAAACAAACAGTACAAGAAATGTCTGCATATAagtgccaaaggataaatacgTTCCAAATCATCAATGTTGATAAAAAGTAGCTACAGCTCTAATATCTTTCCACATCACAAAAATATGTATTCTTTATGTGATCCTGTAAAAGAAATGGACTTGGAAGACAGACTTAGCAGAACATACTGTTTACTTATCCTGACAGACATTCTAATAAAGCCATCTCACACTTCAGAAGGCCACTAGACCTTAATTTTTGCTTAAGCCCAACACAAGCCAGGGCCCCTGTGTCCACTGACAGATTAAACCTTCTGAGCAGCAATTCAGCAGACACAGTCATCCCTTCTTCCTGGAATATCTTGCTAGAACAAGCCCCCTATAAGGACAAATAACACATCTGGCTTTATGGATTCAAACTCACAACAAATACCAAATAACAGAAATTGTATTAAAAGCAATGCATCTATACTTAAGTAATCTATTACAAtagtaaattatttaaaacaatgTCATAACCAGAGGCACAAAGCAAGGCATAGGGTACAACAATGTTTGGCTGGCTGTTTGTAGAATGCTACACATGTAATAAACagatatattttaatttctacAACTTTAATTTGCTCCATCTCTGTGTACCACATACAAATGCTACACATGTAAGCATATACATATGCCACATTTATCTAACTAGATAGACAGATGTACgtgtctcccacagcagcacagaaaaacaTATTAAATGTGGTTTCTTAAGGCCATACACACCAAGTAGGTGGAGAAAGCATCTCAAGACTATATCACAGTGTTTTTGCTTCCTAATTTAGCCAATAGCTTTGAGTGTCAAAAGCTAACTCTCCTATATTTGTATAGGATCATTGAGTAGTCCTGTATGATTTTGCACTCCCCTGTTGAGAGTCTACTTTCATCTTCTCTGTTTCTCTCCTTGACTTCTCAAGCTCTTCATGACCTCCTTAGTGATGTAAGGTGTTTTGCTTTTTAGAGCAATTTTTATGACCTATCAATTCCAATTATTTTCTAGACAACATGGAAGCACCCTACAGCTCTCTGCTAAAGAAGCAGCTTGACTctatagaaaaaagaaaaattattaacaaAATTCTCAATTTTAAGAGGCAGTTTTGATTTTGCCCAGCTCTAAACCAGAAGAGATGGGAGCATATTAATACTCGTATGTTGTACAGCAACCACAACCTGGAGGTTGCAGCAAACATGTTGATGACCCTGGTAATGACACCAGCTGCAAGATCTCAGTAAATATGACTTTTACAGAACAGGCCAGTAAGGAGGAATGAAGAtgcaaacattttttaaaaggcagaTAGAGACTAAGCAGGGAAAGCTGATGATCATATTCTTCTTAAATGATAAATTAAATTTGCTCTTGAGACTGGAGTTTATCCAGAAAATTGCTCCGGTtctcactaaaaaaaaattgttgacACTTATGTACATGCTAGTATTTACACACTATCCTAAACCTTAAAGACATACCAAATTCACTACAGGCCAGGGGGTTTTGCCCTAAATTAATGTTTAGCAATCTTGAACTGCTATATTAATTAGGAAACAAGTAGACTACAAAACCTTTAATGGTAAGTCTGActgaatttaaaatttcttaCATGTTCCTATTGAAGCATTCTCCATCAACACCATAAGCAATATCAAGAGGAGGAATAAGTGTCTGCATTGAATAAGCCAAACAGCACAACTCTCGAATCAAAGCGCTGATCACAACGAAATCCAATTCTCCTGGACATGGAAGCTTTGGGTTCCTGTTCATGCAGCAAACTACTTCCTGAAAATAAACATACACGAGTAATTTGCACTCACTAACCATTTTTTTCACAAGCAACTACAGAAATCCCCCCTAAATATGCCTCTCAGctttctacatttaaaaatcagtatAAGAAGCTCATAGTAATGTTGCCCTGGACTATTCCAGAAAACAACAATTTCAGAAAGAATGTGGTGCTAATAGGAAGCTATTACTGAGTCATACACATACTAATCCTAGCAATATTGTTCCAGAAAATAAACTGCTACAAGGCAAAGTCCATATAGTAACTCTCTTCTCCTTCAGGTTACAGTGCATTTCTAATTTACATATTCTGAATTTACTAGCTCCTGAAAGAGATCACCACTGCCTTCGACTTACATGGACACTGCAACAAACGTCATAGAGATCCTTGTGGCAAGCTATATAATCCAGGACAGCAACTTCAAGTGACGTAGGTCCCCCTCTGTAACATATACTCAAAGTGtcttttacatttattttcaccTTCCAGAAGGCCATCTTTGCCGCACGGAAAGATTCCTGCAAAAGTAAAGAACATCTAGTTAAACACAGGAGACTCAGTTTAATATTTTATCAGTTAtctgagaaaattaatttaaccCACTATCATCAAAACAAGGAGGAATATAATACATTGCTGTAAAGGAGATTAACTCATGAGGAAGGAATTCTCTGATTGAGTGTAATTTATTTGCAGAAGATAAGATTGAAAAGCTTCATTTGCTGGGAAAAGAGGTTGAATTGGAGAGTGTAAACTGAACGAtgattgaaagaaaaaatcttcAGTAAGTAAAATGTGCTTGGGATCACACACATTAAGAGATGCTGCATCTCTAATACAGGTATGTGTTACACCATTTTTATAGAAAAGAAGATTCAATACAGAAAAAATGAAGACTTTCTTCAAACTGAGTTCATGGTAAATGTGGGGTATCTAGATGGTTTCAAGGGACCCAATTAAACTAAAAAAGCACATAGCTACAAGCATAAGGAAAGCATGATACAGAAAGATTTTTAGCTTTTTAGTGTTGTAGTATTTAATGCACCATTCCCAAAAGAATTTTTCTAACTAAGGCAATGTTGATCACTGCAGATACTATGTACTTTTCAGACCAAATCACTTGACCAATTTCAGATTAAATTTCACTCTTTTAGTACCCATACAATAAATCATTGACCCTGTTCCAATCTTGGGACAGGTCAGGTAGGACACTACATTGAGAGTTCAATGTAGAAGTGTGAGgcgaagaaagaaaaatcaaaataaaaaagggaagaaagctTTTCTTCTCTGCACTTGACAGAAATGCTAATTTACCCACAATTTAAACCACTGCAGACATAGTATTTTACAACACACCTCCAGCctgtaaaataagaaataatatttctttctcACCACACATGCAATGTATATTATCCTCTGCACCGTCTCCAAGTTACAGACGTATCGCCTCAAAATGCACTCTGCCTCCAAGCGTTCTTTAGCGTAAATGAAGTTATAGCGAGCTATAAGGCAGGCGCGGTGTGAAGCGCTGCCCCGCCTGAGCCGGGGAGGTGAACAGGGCCTTGGGCAAAGGGCACGGCACTTGGGAGGACAGGGCGTCACGCAGGGTCTCGCGCAGGGTCTCACGCAGGGCCTCACGCAGGGCCTCACGCAGGGCCTCAAACGGCACGGCAGAGGAGAGATACAGGGCCTCAcacagggcctggcacagggcctGATACAGGGCCTGACACAGGGCCTGACACCGCACAGCGGAGGAGAGCAGGCCCTCAGACGGCATGGTAGAGGAGAGCAGGCCCTTGGACGGCAGGGTAGGCACGGTGGAGAGCAGGCCCTCAGACGGCATGGTGGAGAGCAGGCCCTTGGACGGCAGGGTAGGCATGGTGGAGAGCAGACCCTCAGACGGCATGGTGGAGAGCAGGCCCTTGGACGGCAGGGTAGGCACGCTGGAGAGCAGGCCCTTGGACGGCAGGGTAGGCATGCTGGAGAGCAGGCCCTTGGACGGCAGGGTAGGCACGCTGGAGAGCAGGCCCTTGGACGGCAGGGTAGGCACGCTGGAGAGCAGGCCCTCACAGGACATGGAGAGCAGGCCCTCGGAAGACATGGAGAGCAGGCCCTCACAGGGCATGGAGAGCAGGCCCTTGGACGGCATGGAGAGCAGGCCCTCACAGGGCATGGAGAGCAGGCCCTCGGAAGACATGGAGAGCAGGCCCTTGGACGGCATGGAGAGCAGGCCCTCACAGGGCATGGAGAGCAGGCCCTTGGACGGCATGGAGAGCAGGCCCTCACAGGGCATGGAGAGCAGGCCCTTGGACGGCATGGAGAGCAGGCTCTCGGACGGCATGGAGAGCAGGCCCTCACAGGGCATGGAGAGCAGGCCCTCGGACCGCATGGAGAGCAGGCCCTCGGACCGCATGGAGAGCAGGCCCTTGGAAGGCATGGAGAGCAGGCCCTTGGACGGCATG
This window harbors:
- the SPATA18 gene encoding mitochondria-eating protein — its product is MAKDLKSLVGAGSARELQEKLESWQQNYEGNSADENLSRCCEILELNNAIQKQLFSILNETSQGDDCAAKLKGCLLPSICCTASGSDNLTQDSAEGELQLRDLSCKPRCELRDLEDKLSETRVQINQMERDLKASRCNLRRLEQLDEYEQKIENLRDEIAMLDCKKSVIQSRPCVTPCPPKCRALCPRPCSPPRLRRGSASHRACLIARYNFIYAKERLEAECILRRYVCNLETVQRIIYIACVESFRAAKMAFWKVKINVKDTLSICYRGGPTSLEVAVLDYIACHKDLYDVCCSVHEVVCCMNRNPKLPCPGELDFVVISALIRELCCLAYSMQTLIPPLDIAYGVDGECFNRNMYYRSFDSDFAAPFVAYHVWPPLIEDGTVIVKGEVVTKKMVMCPRRCRIRSRSCSCGRPLLCGQVPRSRSLSTVRVKRRC